One Brassica oleracea var. oleracea cultivar TO1000 chromosome C7, BOL, whole genome shotgun sequence genomic window carries:
- the LOC106302966 gene encoding probable leucine-rich repeat receptor-like protein kinase At1g35710 codes for MPHGQGGGTLTTLMVELLTFMQLEGWKTFSFFADAMLGPVDFLSLQAIRKSLHDLPGSNFFHSWDFNSDPRGFAGSRFTRIKDLRFLAISRNFIYGEILASLGEVRRLRTLDLSYNQLTGTISPSIGYLPELSNLILCHNHLTGSIPPFLSQSLTRIDLKRNSLTGSISPASLPPSLRYLSLAWNQLTGPVDRVLLQLNQVNYLSDISDTGFAFVIGENEKVLRYVE; via the exons ATGCCTCACGGCCAAG GAGGTGGAACATTAACAACATTGATGGTTGAGTTGTTGACTTTTATGCAGCTTGAAGGATGGAAAACT TTCAGCTTCTTCGCGGATGCGATGCTCGGCCCTGTTGATTTCTTGTCTCTGCAAGCGATTCGTAAATCTCTCCATGATTTGCCTGGTTCCAATTTCTTCCACTCATGGGACTTCAACTCTGATCCCCGCGGCTTCGCTGGA AGCCGGTTCACCCGGATAAAAGACCTCCGTTTCTTAGCAATCAGTCGGAATTTCATCTACGGGGAGATTCTGGCGAGTCTCGGCGAGGTTCGCCGTCTCAGAACGCTCGATTTGAGCTACAATCAGCTAACGGGAACTATTTCTCCGTCCATCGGATACTTACCGGAACTCTCCAATTTGATTCTCTGCCACAATCACTTAACTGGATCAATCCCTCCGTTTCTCTCGCAATCGCTAACCCGAATCGATCTCAAACGCAACAGCCTCACCGGTTCAATCTCTCCTGCGTCTCTCCCTCCATCGTTGAGATATTTATCACTCGCTTGGAACCAATTAACCGGACCGGTTGACAGAGTTTTACTCCAGTTAAACCAGGTTAACTACCTCTCTGACATCTCTGACACA GGGTTTGCTTTTGTGATTGGAGAGAATGAGAAAGTGTTGAGATATGTGGAGTGA